From the genome of Ziziphus jujuba cultivar Dongzao chromosome 4, ASM3175591v1:
GCTTGATTGATCACGTGGGTGTTTAACTTTCAACTCGGAACAATACTTGGGTTGGGATTTATGATTGGCCTTCTTGCTCGGCCTTCTATCTTTTGTCAAAAATGAATGTTTTGCTTATGGGGGAGGGATGTGAATGCCAATGTAATTTGGGCGATTTGGCTCAACGTGTCATTCATTTGTATCTTTTATCATTATCAAACTTCTTGTCTTCTTACATTCTCCATTATAACTAACTAATTTCAAGCACaacattttattttcatgtaattaataaaaattatatattcatagtATTGATTTCATTGATAAAACAGACTGTCATCATGGATCAGAATTTTATggcttgttttttttgttttatcttttatctttgtTTAACAATGATACGATgttatttgatataaaaatattacaaagaaataaaattactcgaatgaaaaaaattactaataagTGTTTTTTTAGATAAGGCGAAATTTTTACTCTAATCTCAAAGAAATAGAGATAGAAAATTAGACCTAGTCAGAATAATATTCAAGTGAAACGTCCAACTTCTCGTTGGGTCCAACGGAAGCAACAATAACAAAGAAGAACAGAAGAATCAAGTTACTGCATAAAGCTTCACTCATATATGAAATGAAcattttgcaaaatatattttctgaCCTGCAAAGATTGTTTTGATAATCGTTCTTAAGTTCTGGACCTCATACAAGAATACGAAGAtgaattacatttattttaattattaaaaaaaaaaaaaaacaccttctagACTTCTTAAATAGACACGAGCATAAAGGATTTAGTAAATCCTAACAAAAGCTCAACAAACAAAGCATAAATAATGCCGACTCTAAAAAACAAATCATACATTAACTTTTAACACTTACTAGCTATGTTTTACATGCCAGCTTTACGGCTTAGATTATTCAATATATCATAGTTgaccaatatataaatatagagagAGCGAGTTCATTTTCAGTAGTGTAATACTGTGACATTCCACCTGATAATGGCATTAGAGTTTGGGATATCAAGGAAGACAGTTTCTAGAGTGGCAAAACCCCTAGCCAGTCGGAATATTCCGGTTCCAGAAACCACAGAAACATCCCTGTACTTTTGGTAAAACCTATCGGACCCTTGAATCTCCAAAGTGCTGCCATTAAAGTCCTTGTTGGTGAAAACCAGCGACATGAGCAAGTGAAGGTCCGAACCATCCAGAGCGGAGTTCACATAGATACCTCGAGCCCTACCAACCTGGGTTGAATTCCAGTCTTTTGTCTCTGTCAGCTTATCGTCGATCGCAAAGACCGTTCCAAATGCGAGGACCGCCCAGCGCTTATGCGGAATCCCTCCTACCATTTTGGTAGTATGACCGTTGAGGCCAGACGCCAGGTCATGCATGTAGAAAACGATGTTGGTTTCTTTTAGGTTTTGGGATTGGTATTTTGTGGCTTCCGAGGATACGGCTAAGACTACGAAGATCAGAAGGGTTAGTATGGGAATTCTTTTTAGTGCATTTTTGGCCATTTTTGAGTGAGGGTTAAAGTGAGTTTGGAAAATAAGCTATAGCAGGTATAGAGGGATTAATGGAGAATGGAATTGGTGCATGGTTGGGAGTGAAACGCCAACTATATATAATGGCAATGGAAGAGAGACAGAGAGTAAATATACTTTAATTCGGTCGCCACCTAATAATTGATGTCTCTTttggaaattttggaaataaagTTCAAAAGTTGAATGAATTTGGTTGGTGGAAAGGAATCTTCATTTTTAGGtttatccttttttcttttgattggaAAAAGGACAATGATATGACTATTCCTCAGATGAAATGTTTGGATTTTACTATAGTTTTACTAGCCCAATAATTTTTCACGTGtctcttaaattttttcttcaacaactttgaaatttcaaagtgCTTTTGAGAAATCATGGGCCATGGATATGCAGCCCCCCccttaaaaagtaattttagtAGCAGAAGCTGCTTCCTTATGTATACGTAGTAGATAGCCATGGCCAATGACAATGACTTTAAtcatattaaccaaaaaaatacaatgactTGGGGACTTTTGTCATCGGGAAGTGATGGTCTAGGTGATTAAAATGAATGTCAAATTACCATCGGGTGCTGGGCATCGAATGCTAGTATTCTACTTCATTTTTTCATCATCAAATTCCAATACGTGATGTACCGTCTGGTAGTTGCCTAGCTACTTCGCTCTTGAAAGACGAATATTGTAACAGCTTTAAGTCTTTATTTGGACTGTTATTGTAGCACGTTACGTGTAGATAGTGGGTAGGTATATCATTTAGTCTCCTTAGTCATATATCAccaacacaattttttttttttttttttgggaagccATCCCTATTTTTGAATGTTCTAAGCTACCGAGGATCCAATTTCTAAACCAGTTTACACAAAAATATGTTAATCAAAAGCAAAACAAGTATTAGAGCCTCAGATATCCAAAATAATATGACAAGCCAACATTTAAAGGAGCATCTGCCACTACTTTAGGGGCAGCCCTAAGGCATTCCAGTTACAGAGGGAGGATAGCCAAGGCAAAATATGTAATCACACATGCAGTAGTTTTAACAATTTCAAGGACAGTTTAGCAAAtgcagtattatattacagtcgAATTTCATCGTTCTGAAGGACATGCATGCTGAACCTAGACTTTGATTTTTGTTGCTCTTATCCAAACCAGAATATGATTGGCACCCAATTACTGTGGCTAGCATATGTTGGAATCCCCATGGACTCATTAACATGATCCAAATTTagatagaaatataatatcaaatgcAGGGAGATCAATGCCTATGTATCAATTATCATTAGTAAGGAATATTACATATGGATCCtgaaatttagattaattacaatttaatctttctagtttcaaaaattacaattaacatCTTAAAGGATATggataatattatttcaaaatatctAAATAAAACACTAGAAGAGAGAAGATAgtgactttttaaaatttaaagggaagttaataatattttttattgcttCAAGCAGTCCCCATACGATCTAAATTATAGATTACTCTAAATTACTGCATAGTTTCACTAAACAGAACTCTAGTGTTCCTATGATCTCATCTTGTATCTCTAATTCAGTATCACCTTGTATTTCAGTTTTAGCTTGTAAGCCTTGTAATTCAGGTTTTCATTTGAATAATGAAGTAAATGTTTGTACCTCTAATTCTTGTAATTCTGCTATTGTACCTACTTTTTCTATCAATAATACAGACACTAcaattgacaattttttttctttgtcccCTGAATCACTGTTTTCTGCTGCTACAAACTCAAtagatattaatatttttcataaaagacTTGGACATCCTTCATCCAATGTTCTCTCTAAAGTTCTTACTTTCCTAATTCTTCCTCTCGAGCTTCAGCTCCTTTGGAACTCATACATACTGATTTATGGGGCCCTGCTCCTATAGTTTCCTTAGAGGGTTTTAGATACTATACTTAGTTTCTTGATGATTTTTCTAGATATGTTTGGATTTATCCCTTGAAACTAAAATCTGAAGCTTTTCCTACATTCCTTAGGTTTCAAAAATTGGTTGAACTGACTTTTCCTAGAAAAATCAAATCAGTTCAATTTGATTAGGGAGGAGAGTTTCGATCTTTCTTACCTTACCTTAACTCTCAAGGAATCCAATTCCGACACCCTTGCCCACATCTGCATCCACAAAATGGGAGAGTTGAAAGAAAACATAGACGTATTGTTGAAGTAGGTTTAAGTTTACTAGCTGAGACTAGTATGCCTTTAAAACTGTGGTGGGATGCCTTTAGATGTTCTGTTTATCTTATAAATAGACTTCCTACTCAAGCTTTGAACAATCAAATacctttttcaattttgtttaatGAAAAACCAGATTTTCAATTCATGAGAGTTTTTGGTTGTACTTGTTATCCTTTTCTTCGACCTTATAATGATCATAAGTTTCAATACCATACTCAAAAGTGTATTTTCCTTGGCTATAGTTCTGACCATAAAGGATATCGCTGTCTTCATCATACTTGTAGGATTTATGTCACAAAGAGTGTCAAATTCAATGAAATTGAGTTCCCTTTTTCTACTgatacaaatttattttcatgtattcatcttcttcttccctttCTAGAAATACTGCTGCTTTTTCAGCTCCTCTCTTCATTTATCATCGAACTTCAGTTTCTAAGTCTCCTAGTTCCCTTCTTAGTTCAAATTCTGTACCTATCACAACATCTCCTTCTCTTCCTACTCATTCAAGTGCTGATTTATCTGATTCTATACCACCTTCTTCCTCTCTTTCATCTTCTCGTTTGATTACCAAACCCTCTTCTTTACCAACATCTTCTGTTCATCCAATGGTTACTAGATCTAAAGTTATACCTTCTTCTTGTCCTCATCCAATGGTAACTAGATCTAAAACTGGCTCTCTCAAACCAAAACGTTTTCTTACTACAAAATTCCCTCTACCTTTAGTTTCTTTTGCTTCAATACAAGAACCTTTCAATATTAAACAAGCTCTAGCTGATCCTTCTTGGAAACAAGCCATGACTCAAGAATATAATGCCCTTCTTCAAAATAACACCTGGACATTAGTACCCTATGATCCTAGCATGCATTTGGTTGGACATAAATGGGTCTTTCGAACTAAATATAAAGCCGATGGCACTGTTGAGAGATTAAAATCCAGGTTAGTTACAAAGGGTTTTCATCAAACTCCTGGTATAGACTACAATAAAACATTTAGTCCTGTGATTAAACCAGCTACAATTCGTATTGTTTTATCATTGGCATTATCAAATCATTGGGAAGTAAGACAAATTTGACTTCAACAATGCCTTCCTTCATGGTGATCTAACTGAAGCTATTTATATGGAACAACCTCAAGGATTCGAAGATTTGCAGAAACCTAATCATGTTTGCAAGCTTACAAAAGCTCTTTATGGGTACAAGCAGGCTCCTCGAGCatggtttgaaaaattaaaaacagtttttatatgttttggTTTTAAGAACTTGATCTCAGATTCTTCATTGTTCATTCTCAAGACAACTCAAGCTTATGTTCTTCTTCtggtttatgttgatgatattcttaTCACTGGAAATGATTCAGTTTTTGTTGCTCAATTGATCAAACAATTGCATGATATCTTCTTTCTGAAAGATCTAGGGTCTTTGCACTATTTTCTAGGTATTGAAGTCACAAGGACTGATTCAATAATGTTCTTGAGTCAAGCTAAATATATCTCTAATTTGCTAAAAAGGTTAGCCTTAGATGGTGCTAAACCTATTTCATCTCCTATGTGCCCAAATATAAAGCTTTCTAAAAGTAATGGAGATCCTTTTCATATCCTGCAGTTTATAGGAGCATCGTTGGTGCTTTGCAGTATCTCTCACTCACTCGGCCTAACATTTCCTTTTCAGTTAGCTGTTTGAGTCAATATCTATTAGCTCCTACTACTCAGCATTGGGAAGCATGTAACTGTGTCCTTAGATATCTCAAAGGAACTCTGTCTTATGGTTTGAAGCTTACTGCTGATTCTATTTTACAAGTTCAAGGGTTTGTTGATTCTGATTGGGCAAGTAATGTAGATGATCGAAGATCTGTCAGTGGATATTGCATTTATTTTGGCTCGAATTTAGTATCATGGAGCTCAAAAAAACAGCAGGTGGTTGCAAGGTCCAGCACGGAAGCAGAATATCATGCTCTAGCTCATATCACCTCAGAAATTTGTTGGCTTCAAAACCTAACAAAAGAACTTGATTATCATATTGACTGTCCTATAGTGTGGAGGGATAATACAGGAGCTACTGCTCTTACTGTTAATCTAGTTTTACATCAAAGAGTAAAGCATATTGAAATTGATCTCCATTTTGTGAGAGATAAAGTCATTCAAAGAAGCTTAGAGGTGTGTTATGTTCCTACTCTTGATCAAGTAGCAGATATCTTCACCAAACCTTTTGGTACTCTTCGTTTTCAACTTCTGCGAGGCAAATTGCATGTGGGAGATGTTAAGAAAGTGATTGGAATTTCTTAACAAAGAAGAAGAGGTTCCTTCTAAGTAGGAATGTTAGAATTTGTTAAAATAGCCATGTGCTTGCACGTGCTTTTCTTTTATACAGTTAGAGTTAGTTAGTTAGTTTTTTCTAAAATCAGTTTTTAATCCTCCTACGTGTATCAATAAGATTGGTAGCTGCTTTTCTAGTTGGCTAGTTGTTTAGATTGTAATGAGCTATTTAAATAGCTCTCGAACTGTTTTGCAATATAAgcaataatctttttttttttctgtctatTATTCTCCGAAAttttttctccatttcttttcattttgctTGCTGGTTTTCTtagcttttcttatttttcctttcattttcttttctgccAAACACCAGTTCTCAAACCTTAAGTTCATTTTTTGAACATTATCACTTGCTGGTTTTCTcagcttttcttgtttttccttTCACTTTCTTTTCTGTCAAACACCAGTTCTCAAACCTTAAGTTCATTTTCTGAACTTTATCAATTTGCATTTTTCATTCTCctatcttctcttttcttttcttttttctaaaacttCTTTATGGTATCTAGCAGGTTTGACTCATGGCTTTAGCTTCTGCatagtttatttatgaaataattttatttttgattaattttctattaattagtttaccatttgatttcatacttaatttgttttatttgtagtCTATTGTTATTTCAtacttaatttttgttttatttgaagtCTATTGTTGTTTTTAATCACTTTGATAGGGTCCTAGATGCATTAAAACGTTCAATTCATTGATCCTATGTACGAGCATCAACCCTAGTATGAAGTTTGTCAAAGCCATATCTAGCAAAATACATTATGGAAGCTTTGTATACTGAGGTCAAATTAAGGATGTTGCCACGATGTTGTCTACTTTGTTTCATTATCTTTGAGATGTGGTTCATTCTATTTCATAACGGTGTTTCATTCTTGGGAGGTGTTTCAAAAGAATTTGTGCACCTAAATCTTTCTAGTGGTGTGAGCTTGAAAGTTGGGGAGGAGGAGTTTTGCAGAGAGAAAAGTTTTAGAGTTCAAGTGAAAATGAGCAAATAAAAGGGAAGATGAGATCTTTGTATGGTTTAAATGCTTTGAATGAGCAGCCAATATCTGGATCTAAAAATTCTCATGAACAATGAGATTCAAAGACTTTTGATGGGATAAATGAGAcagttttttaagttttgggaATCGAAACTCTTTGATAGCTTTCGGAACTGAAACGCTTTGCCACGAGTCAACTGTGTCGTGCATGGTGTCTTAATTCGCAAGGAAGTCGAGCAGGCTCTTAAGCATCATCGTTGGGTGTAGCTGTCATCTCATAATTGAATGTCCCATTTCCGAGCAGAGTTAAATTATCTGAGTTCGGAAACTATATTTGGGATGACTTTTTATTAAGCAACGGTCAATccattgaatttattttttatttttttaacaatttatctAACTTACGAACTATTTAATCCATATTCTCATAATCATAGcactaaaattaaatttgaatatatactttatcattattttattgccATGCTTGATTGATCAGGTAATATGGGCCGTTGACTTTCCACTAGAAACAACGCTTGAGTGTAGACGCTTGATTGATCACGTGGGTGTTTAACTTTCAACTCGGAACAATACTTGGGTTGGGATTTATGATTGGCCTTCTTGCTCGGCCTTCTATCTTTTGTCAAAAATGAATGTTTTGCTTATGGGGGAGGGATGTGAATGCCAATGTAATTTGGGCGATTTGGCTCAACGTGTCATTCATTTGTATCTTTTATCATTATCAAACTTCTTGTCTTCTTACATTCTCCATTATAACTAACTAATTTCAAGCACaacattttattttcatgtaattaataaaaattatatattcatagtATTGATTTCATTGATAAAACAGACTGTCATCATGGATCAGAATTTTATggcttgttttttttgttttatcttttatctttgtTTAACAATGATACGATgttatttgatataaaaatattacaaagaaataaaattactcgaatgaaaaaaattactaataagTGTTTTTTTAGATAAGGCGAAATTTTTACTCTAATCTCAAAGAAATAGAGATAGAAAATTAGACCTAGTCAGAATAATATTCAAGTGAAACGTCCAACTTCTCGTTGGGTCCAACGGAAGCAACAATAACAAAGAAGAACAGAAGAATCAAGTTACTGCATAAAGCTTCACTCATATATGAAATGAAcattttgcaaaatatattttctgaCCTGCAAAGATTGTTTTGATAATCGTTCTTAAGTTCTGGACCTCATACAAGAATACGAAGAtgaattacatttattttaattattaaaaaaaaaaaaaaacaccttctagACTTCTTAAATAGACACGAGCATAAAGGATTTAGTAAATCCTAACAAAAGCTCAACAAACAAAGCATAAATAATGCCGACTCTAAAAAACAAATCATACATTAACTTTTAACACTTACTAGCTAGGTTTTACATGCCAGCTTTACGGCTTAGATTATTCAATATATCATAGTTGACCAATATATAAATATCGAGAGAGCGAGTTCATTTTCAGTAGTGTAATACTGTGACATTCCACCTGATAATGGCATTAGAGTTTGGGATATCAAGGAAGACAGTTTCTAGAGTGGCAAAACCCCTAGCCAGTCGGAATATTCCGGTTCCAGAAACCACAGAAACATCCCTGTACTTTTGGTAAAACCTATCGGACCCTTGAATCTCCAAAGTGCTGCCATTAAAGTCCTTGTTGGTGAAAACCAGTGACATGAGAAAGTGAAGGTCCGAACCATCCAGAGCGGAGTTCACATAGATACCTCGAGCCCTACCAACCTGGGTTGAATTCCAGTCTTTTGTCTCTGTCAGCTTATCGTCGATCGCAAAGACCGTTCCAAATGCGAGGACCGACCAGCGCTTATGCGGAATCCCTCCTACCATTTGGGTAGTATGACCGTTGAGGCCAGACGCCAGGTCATGCATGTAGAAAACGATGTTGGTTTCTTTTAGGTTTTGGGATTGGTATTTTGTGGCTTCCGAGGATACGGCTAAGACTACGAAGATCAGAAGGGTTAGTATGGGAATTCTTTTTAGTGCATTTTTGGCCATTTTTCAGTGAGGGTTAAAGTGAGTTTGGAAAATAAGCTATAGCAGGTATAGAGGGATTAATGGAGGATGGAATTGGTGCATGGTTGGGAGTGAAACGCCAACTATATATAATGGCAATGGAAGAGAGACAGAGAGTAAGTATACTTTAATTCGGTCGCCACCTAATAATTGATGTCTCTTttggaaattttggaaatatctaCATGAGGAAAGTTCAAAAGTTGAATGAATTTGGTTGGTGGAAAGGAATCTTCATTTTTAGGtttatccttttttcttttgattggaAAAAGGACAATGATATGACTATTCCTCGGATGAAATGTTTGGATTTTACTATAGTTTTACTAGCCCAATAATATTTCACGTGtctcttaaattttttcttcaacaactttgaaatttcaaagtgCTTTTGAGAAATCATGGGCCATGGATATGCAGCCCCCccttaaaaagtaattttagtAGCAGAAGCTGCTTCCTTATATATACGTAGTAGATAGCCATGGCCAATGACAATGACTTTAAtcatattaaccaaaaaaatacaatgactTGGGGACTTTTGTCATCGGGAAGTGATGGTCTAGGTGATTAAAATGGATGTCAAATTACCATCGGGTGCTGGGCATCGAATGCTAGTATTCTACCTCATTTTTTCATCATCAAATTCCAATACGTGATGTACCGTCTTGTAGTTGCCTAGCTACTTCGCTTTTGAAAGACGAATATTGTAACAGCTTTAAGTCTTTATTTGGACTGTTATTGTAGCACGTTACGTGTAGATAGTGGGTAGGTATATCATTTAGTCTCCTTAGTCATATATCAccaacccaatttttttttttttttttttgggaagccATCCCTATTTTTGAATGTTCTAAGCTACCGAGGATCCAATTTCTAAACCCGTTtacacaaaaatattttaatcaaaagcAAAACAAGTATTAGAGCCTCAGATATCCAAAATAATATGACAAGCCAACATTTAAAGGAGCATCTGCCACTACTTTAGGGGCAGCCCTAAGGCATTCCAGTTACAGAGGGAGGATAGCCAAGGCAAAATATGTAATCACACATGCAGTAGTCTTAACAATTTCAAGGACAGTTTAGCAAAtgcagtattatattacagtcgAATTTCATCGTTCTGAAGGACATGCATGCTGAACCTAGACTTTGATTTTTGTTGCTCTTATCCAAACCAGAATATGATTGGCACCCAATTACTGTGGCTAGCATATGTTGGAATCCCCATGGACTCATTAACATGATCCAAATTTagatagaaatataatatcaaatgcAGGGAGATCAATGCCTATGTATCATTAGTAAGGAATATTACATATGGATCCTGAAATTTAGATTGATTACAATTTAATCTTTCTAGtttcaaaaattacaattaacatGTTAAAGGATATggataatattatttcaaaatatctAAATAAAACACTAGAAGAGAGAAGATAGTGACTTTCTAAAATTTAAAGGgaagttaataatattttttattgcttCAAGCAGTCCCCATACGATCTAAATTATAGATAACTCTAAATTACTGCATAATTTCactaaatattttacattaacaTATTATAGACAAAAactgtgaaaaaaataaaaataaaaataaaaataaaaataaataccctcagcctttttccttttaaaatatcCTCATACCAAATagacaaaaagaagaaattgtgCATTATTAGTAATTGCCCCTCACATGTTCTTTCTGTTATCGGAATGGGACAAGCTTTGGTCTAGCGACTCTAACTGGTTTCGAAGGTTCTGATTGTCCTCCTGCAAGCGATCATACTCCATAAGAAATCCTTCAGATTGCTTTCGTAGGGCCTCCGCTTCAGCTTCTGCAGTCTTTGCCTCCTTTGCTTTTGTCTCAAGTTCAGACTCCAGCTTCTTTATCTTTGTCTTCAGTGCAGCAACCTCATCTTCCAGGGCTCTAAGCTCCTCTGCACTTCCATTTTTCCCATCTTCAAAACTTCGGCTTTGTTTTTTTACAGCCTCCATGGTCTTCCTGAGTAACCGGAGCTCTCTCATATAATAGTGTAATCTATCTATCATCAGAGAGAGGAACAGCATAAAACCTGCAAGTATCATAatccaatttaaaaaataagaatggTTACAACACAAATCAACTCGACTAAGATATCAAATGTAAAATATGAGTCTTGAAGGAAGTACTTCACTAGCTAGTTCCTggatcttttattttaataagtGAATAGTTATTGAAACAATTTTAGAGAATAATATGAGTTTTCAAAAGTTAAAACATTATTTCGTCATCATAGGCTCCTGCATTGTTTAAGAATGAAATTGAGAAGACAAGTTCTGAATATTAAGCGACCACAATGACTTGTACAGGAAATACTTCACAAGCTAGTTCCTggatcttttattttaaaaagtgaatattattgaaacaattttagataataatatgagttttcaaaaattaagatatcATTTCATCATCACAGACTCCTGCATTCTTTAAGAATGAAATCGACAAGACAAGTTCTGAATATTAAGTGACCACAACGACTTGTACAGGCGATATTTCACAAGCTAGTTCctgaatcttttattttattaagtgAATAATTATAAGCAATTTTCGAAATCTACTAcagtaagtaaaaaaaaaatgaatttgtgAAATATAGGACAGGTTTCACAGGAACTTGGAAGCACatacacaaatataaatataacttcTGATGTTTCTTATTCACATGCACACTTAAGAACTTGATCATTAACAGAATCATATAACACATCCTCAAGTTTCAGATGACTAAAGATTTCATAAcaacatgaaaagaaaaagaaaaagggaaaaaaaaaaaaatctagtggGAGGTATAAGTAGCAGATGATAATGTCAGAAAACTTTCAAGGTAAAATTTTAGGACAAACTGCCCCCACTGACGCAAATGCATGAAGAAGACACCGTGCAGACTAATATCTAATTTTAGAAATTGTCAGAATCAAAAGATTAGCAAGCCATAGCACGTTTTATATAAGAATCTACTTGCTCAATCTT
Proteins encoded in this window:
- the LOC132799186 gene encoding dirigent protein 22-like, yielding MAKNALKRIPILTLLIFVVLAVSSEATKYQSQNLKETNIVFYMHDLASGLNGHTTKMVGGIPHKRWAVLAFGTVFAIDDKLTETKDWNSTQVGRARGIYVNSALDGSDLHLLMSLVFTNKDFNGSTLEIQGSDRFYQKYRDVSVVSGTGIFRLARGFATLETVFLDIPNSNAIIRWNVTVLHY
- the LOC107414167 gene encoding dirigent protein 22; amino-acid sequence: MAKNALKRIPILTLLIFVVLAVSSEATKYQSQNLKETNIVFYMHDLASGLNGHTTQMVGGIPHKRWSVLAFGTVFAIDDKLTETKDWNSTQVGRARGIYVNSALDGSDLHFLMSLVFTNKDFNGSTLEIQGSDRFYQKYRDVSVVSGTGIFRLARGFATLETVFLDIPNSNAIIRWNVTVLHY
- the LOC107414161 gene encoding uncharacterized protein LOC107414161, translated to MIQLLYAVIFSEMALLMAFIFKTPLRKLVIMALDKVKRGRGPVMLGTVAGTVFVVLLSSVYSMVKIQNRTIETGALNPTDQVLMSKHMLEASLMGFMLFLSLMIDRLHYYMRELRLLRKTMEAVKKQSRSFEDGKNGSAEELRALEDEVAALKTKIKKLESELETKAKEAKTAEAEAEALRKQSEGFLMEYDRLQEDNQNLRNQLESLDQSLSHSDNRKNM